From a single Candidatus Hydrogenedentota bacterium genomic region:
- a CDS encoding glycerol kinase, with the protein SGVFGTTSLFGPEIPVAGICGDQQSALFGQAAFNPSECKNTYGTGCFVLMNTGTKPIRSKHGLITTIAWGLDGKVEYALEGSVFIGGAVVQWLRDELKIIRSAEESESVAAEIPNNGGVYMVPAFVGLGAPHWNMHARGTIVGLTRGAGRAHIVRAALESISFQSADVLHSMEHDVGAQIPVLKVDGGAAKNNLLMQHQADVLGIPVVRGETIETTALGAAFLAGLGVGVWKGKDELRSTWKPEREFAPKWNAFERNSEVSRWQNAIKMATM; encoded by the coding sequence AGCGGCGTGTTCGGCACGACCTCGCTCTTCGGACCGGAGATTCCCGTCGCGGGCATCTGCGGCGATCAGCAAAGCGCGCTCTTCGGCCAAGCCGCGTTCAATCCGAGCGAATGCAAGAACACCTACGGCACGGGCTGCTTCGTGCTCATGAATACCGGCACAAAACCCATTCGCTCCAAGCACGGCCTTATCACCACCATCGCCTGGGGACTCGACGGCAAGGTCGAATACGCCCTGGAAGGAAGCGTGTTCATCGGCGGAGCCGTCGTGCAATGGCTGCGCGATGAACTCAAAATCATTCGTTCCGCCGAAGAAAGCGAATCCGTCGCGGCGGAAATCCCCAACAACGGCGGCGTCTACATGGTGCCCGCCTTCGTGGGACTCGGCGCTCCCCACTGGAACATGCACGCCCGCGGCACTATCGTCGGGCTTACCCGCGGAGCCGGCCGTGCCCACATCGTGCGCGCTGCGCTGGAGTCAATTTCCTTCCAATCCGCCGACGTACTCCACAGCATGGAGCACGACGTCGGCGCTCAGATTCCCGTGCTGAAAGTGGACGGAGGCGCGGCCAAGAACAACCTGCTCATGCAGCACCAGGCAGACGTTTTAGGCATCCCGGTCGTGCGCGGAGAGACGATTGAAACGACCGCGCTCGGCGCAGCCTTCCTCGCGGGGCTCGGCGTCGGGGTGTGGAAAGGGAAAGACGAGCTACGCTCGACCTGGAAGCCGGAGCGGGAATTCGCGCCAAAGTGGAACGCTTTTGAACGCAATTCCGAGGTGTCTAGATGGCAAAATGCGATAAAAATGGCAACAATGTAA